One segment of Triticum aestivum cultivar Chinese Spring chromosome 2A, IWGSC CS RefSeq v2.1, whole genome shotgun sequence DNA contains the following:
- the LOC123184640 gene encoding scar-like domain-containing protein WAVE 5 codes for MHARMEQSAQLLTPTLSRPKLTTNADELPEAVVLEDEGAAMAGFVGLLRQLGDLAQLAAEVFDGLHEQATAVSARARGLTLGTRRLEAELTLVEERLRRRRSARPCFVQQQDVAVACSNSVFSSGIRSEGLCRVAGHGVHRRRASARPVNHGVIVVGGTKPRSIAEHIRRCRGPPQLSMLDKYDAGGEGACLKRYTDPSFFRAQSAKHELFLQETKPKLQSSHKCSKFKTDALLDMLRQLKYRHIIGRIRRQMHSSHNQDSPEDEASEAHVLSPSDSPETSNTKVPCPSVPVNKERSSDLVERTSSFRAWLSPDAASTHASDIIQETNADGFASHGANKADDNANIATNARSALINFIASRVESSPRKLSVRKHSDPLTESFRNMAKKVLLENESAHSSQRTSEF; via the exons ATGCATGCGCGCATGGAGCAGAGTGCTCAGCTTCTGACGCCAACACTGTCAAGGCCCAAGCTCACCACCAACGCCGACGAGCTCCCCGAAGCTGTCGTCCTCGAGGATGAGGGCGCCGCCATGGCCGGCTTCGTGGGCCTCCTCCGCCAGCTCGGGGACCTCGCACA GCTTGCCGCGGAGGTGTTCGACGGCCTGCACGAACAGGCCACGGCGGTGTCCGCTCGGGCGCGCGGCCTCACGCTGGGGACGCGGCGGCTCGAGGCGGAGCTGACGCTCGTCGAGGAGCGGCTCCGCCGTCGTCGGAGTGCACGGCCCTGCTTCGTGCAGCAGCAGGACGTCGCCGTTGCCTGCAGCAATTCAGTCTTCTCTTCAGGCATTCGGTCAGAAGGCTTGTGTCGTGTGGCAGGCCACGGCGTGCACCGGCGCCGCGCAAGTGCCAGGCCGGTGAACCACGGCGTGATTGTGGTGGGAGGAACGAAGCCTCGTTCCATCGCGGAGCACATCCGGCGATGCCGCGGGCCTCCGCAGCTGTCCATGCttgacaa GTATGATGCCGGCGGCGAGGGGGCGTGCCTGAAGCGATACACGGACCCGTCCTTCTTCAGAGCCCAGTCTGCCAAGCATGAGCTTTTCTTGCAGGAAACCAAACCAAAGCTTCAGAGTTCACACAAATGCTCCAA ATTCAAAACAGATGCCTTGCTCGATATGCTCCGGCAACTGAAATATCGACACATCATCGGAAGAATCAGGCGTCAAATGCACAGCTCTCACAATCAGGATTCGCCAGAAGATGAAGCATCCGAAGCACACGTTTTGTCTCCATCGGATTCGCCTGAAACGTCAAATACCAAAGTGCCATGCCCTTCGGTACCAGTGAACAAGGAGAGAAGCAGTGACCTCGTGGAGAGGACAAGTTCGTTCAGGGCATGGCTCTCTCCGGATGCAGCTTCTACTCATGCGTCTGACATCATACAAGAAACCAATGCTGATGGATTTGCCAGCCATGGCGCAAACAAGGCCGATGACAATGCCAACATTGCGACAAATGCTCGTAGCGCCCTTATCAACTTCATCGCGTCAAGGGTCGAAAGCTCGCCGAGGAAGCTCTCTGTCAGGAAGCATAGTGATCCTTTAACGGAATCCTTCCGGAACATGGCTAAGAAGGTGCTGCTTGAGAATGAATCAGCACATTCGTCACAACGAACTAGTGAATTCTGA
- the LOC123184642 gene encoding L-type lectin-domain containing receptor kinase SIT2: protein MLLKPYLLIAPLVMLLMAAGHCCLAATGSGGSDDGRQFALNGFAGANLTLGGASMVMPNGLLMLTNGATRKMKGHAFHPPLLLFGSGSNGTGPVRSFSTTFVLAIFGHGQHADLSVRGLAFFISSSSEVLSAALSGQPLGLSNGNQSANIFAMEFDTLYNAQFNDIKNKYVCVDGDSLVSLNSANTGYYDDGTGRLLNLSVISWKAIQVWVDYNSKAMVISMTMAPLGVVRPKRPMLQTTIDLSGVVQSTAYVGFSSVMRNITSGHFILGWSFALDGPAPVLDISVLPALPSAWTKTNWSNSPPISMSLKLVLALASLTLVSVGIGIYVTVRWRLNCFEVQEDWEVSLGPKRFSYEVLFHATEGFNEKNLLGRGGFGSVYKGVIHKPDIEVAVKRMSHDSRQGVKEFIAEVVSIGRLRHRNIAQLLGYCRRKGELLLIYDYMKNGSLDKYLHTRNGPTLCWSERYSIIKGVASSLLYLHEEWEQVIIHRDIKASNVLLDSKMNGRLGDFGLARIYDHETAAQTTHVAGTMGYLAPELLRAGRPTPFSDVYAFGMFLLEVTCGRRPIFINEQNNRVLLVEWLLEHHHNSSMLDTVDPRLGGEFNMKEVTIVLKLGLLCTYPSPNARPVMRKVMQYLDHDQSPPDLSPAYISYIMMAQMQNEGFDSHNMPCSQPARSVATVSGESSVTILREGR, encoded by the coding sequence ATGCTTCTCAAACCTTACCTCTTGATCGCTCCGCTCGTCATGCTCCTCATGGCAGCCGGTCACTGCTGCCTCGCGGCCaccggcagcggcggcagcgatgACGGTCGGCAGTTCGCTCTCAACGGCTTCGCGGGTGCGAACCTGACGCTCGGCGGCGCGAGCATGGTCATGCCGAACGGCCTGCTCATGCTGACCAACGGTGCCACCAGAAAGATGAAGGGCCATGCCTTCCACCCGCCCTTGCTGCTGTTCGGCTCCGGGTCAAACGGCACCGGCCCTGTGCGGTCCTTCTCGACCACCTTCGTCTTAGCCATCTTCGGCCACGGCCAGCACGCCGACCTTAGCGTCCGCGGCCTGGCCTTTTTCATCTCTTCGTCCTCGGAGGTGCTCTCCGCTGCGTTGTCAGGCCAGCCCTTGGGCCTCAGCAATGGCAACCAGAGCGCCAACATCTTTGCCATGGAGTTCGACACGCTCTATAATGCCCAGTTCAATGACATCAAGAACAAGTACGTCTGCGTCGACGGTGATAGTCTGGTGTCCCTCAATTCCGCCAACACCGGGTACTACGACGACGGCACCGGGCGGCTACTAAACCTATCTGTGATAAGCTGGAAAGCTATTCAAGTGTGGGTGGACTACAACAGCAAGGCAATGGTGATCAGTATGACCATGGCTCCGTTGGGTGTGGTCAGGCCCAAGAGGCCCATGCTGCAGACCACCATCGACCTCTCTGGCGTGGTGCAGAGCACGGCATACGTCGGCTTCTCGTCGGTGATGCGCAATATCACCTCCGGACACTTCATCCTCGGCTGGAGCTTCGCGCTGGATGGGCCGGCCCCGGTTCTTGACATCTCGGTGCTGCCGGCCTTGCCATCAGCCTGGACGAAGACCAACTGGTCCAACTCACCGCCCATTTCCATGTCGCTGAAGCTCGTGCTGGCCTTAGCGTCGTTGACGCTGGTTTCAGTTGGCATCGGAATCTACGTCACTGTAAGATGGCGTCTCAATTGCTTCGAGGTGCAAGAGGACTGGGAGGTTTCGTTAGGCCCCAAGAGATTCTCTTATGAAGTCTTGTTTCACGCGACAGAGGGGTTCAATGAGAAGAACCTGCTCGGGAGGGGAGGTTTCGGGAGTGTTTATAAGGGCGTGATTCACAAGCCTGACATAGAGGTCGCCGTGAAGAGAATGTCACACGATTCAAGGCAAGGGGTAAAGGAGTTCATTGCCGAGGTGGTTAGCATTGGTCGTCTTCGACACCGAAATATCGCACAATTATTGGGCTACTGCAGGCGTAAAGGTGAACTTCTCCTGATTTATGACTACATGAAAAATGGTAGTCTTGACAAGTACCTACACACAAGAAATGGCCCAACTCTATGCTGGTCCGAGAGGTACTCAATCATCAAAGGTGTGGCATCAAGTTTGTTGTATCTACATGAGGAATGGGAGCAGGTCATCATCCACCGAGATATAAAGGCAAGTAATGTGCTCTTGGACAGCAAGATGAATGGGCGGTTGGGTGATTTTGGTCTTGCAAGGATATATGACCATGAAACTGCTGCTCAAACCACCCATGTGGCTGGCACCATGGGATATCTTGCGCCAGAACTTTTGCGTGCCGGGAGGCCAACACCTTTCTCTGATGTATATGCATTTGGCATGTTTCTCCTAGAGGTCACATGTGGACGAAGGCCAATCTTCATCAATGAGCAAAACAACCGGGTATTGTTGGTCGAGTGGCTGCTTGAGCACCACCACAACAGCTCAATGCTCGACACAGTGGATCCACGACTCGGAGGGGAATTCAACATGAAGGAGGTAACCATCGTGCTCAAATTGGGTTTGCTATGCACATACCCATCGCCCAACGCGCGGCCTGTCATGCGAAAGGTCATGCAGTACCTTGACCATGACCAATCGCCTCCTGATTTATCACCGGCCTACATAAGCTACATCATGATGGCCCAAATGCAAAATGAAGGGTTTGATTCACACAACATGCCATGTTCTCAGCCGGCAAGGAGTGTTGCCACCGTGTCGGGTGAGTCTTCAGTGACAATTTTGCGAGAGGGAAGATGA